From a region of the Helianthus annuus cultivar XRQ/B chromosome 5, HanXRQr2.0-SUNRISE, whole genome shotgun sequence genome:
- the LOC118492280 gene encoding myosin-7B-like yields MDKPVNVQESEVVRGSERKQGSEVVKPAHLAHTEAHDRSKIHTSKGSSRYTSSGASSGGAGGYNPNVIGAKDTVGDIYYKSYTEEERGDAPHQAPWSLKQKDTFQEFGPCRDWFLNSFTPGEVNRQRAKTHEMLYRTFVLGEANARAANHQIVREWRTMVRERADWEGYRERILKRIAEFEKSKATFDEEKAKFVADKKAEEWGREGLKNKLHTAEQQLAKEKAEFKRICERDNVRAFAARNKIVDLEAKVAELTAKVEDAQAEKAAKQQMEAELAETKVQLSSKDKDLLAKDVEIAELKRRLNDQIDRCESLEIDLEAERVKAATAEEARAVSAAALNVAQTNYSEAQGIVDTLVSEAEWMCTRGVVLVANSILNAGELDRAVAALTDSARAVGHRGGYLECAQHVEEMLGQEFDVSHCSVTDQANAALTRAEDAYDNLTLPVMDLVMEALKKDDWCQRLKAILDPPPPVTVELSDEEETAGDDGGNGDDDGGNDDDGDDDGEQHDGLE; encoded by the exons GAGAGGAAGCAAGGGTCTGAAGTCGTCAAACCTGCTCACCTCGCGCATACTGAGGCCCATGACCGTTCAAAGATACATACTTCCAAGGGGTCGAGTCGGTATACCTCTAGTGGTGCGAGTTCTGGTGGAGCTGGGGGCTATAATCCAAACGTCATTGGGGCGAAGGACACCGTTGGTGATATATATTATAAGAGTTATACCGAGGAAGAACGCGGTGATGCTCCTCACCAAGCTCCCTGGAGTTTGAAGCAGAAGGACACATTTCAGGAATTCGGGCCCTGCCGTGATTGGTTCTTGAACTCGTTTACTCCTGGAGAGGTTAACCGGCAGAGGGCGAAGACCCATGAAATGTTGTATCGAACTTTCGTGCTTGGAGAAGCTAATGCTCGTGCCGCCAACCATCAGATAGTTCGCGAGTGGCGAACGATGGTTAGGGAGCGGGCAGACTGGGAGGGTTATCGCGAGCGGATACTAAAGCGTATTGCTGAGTTTGAGAAGTCCAAGGCCACCTTTGATGAGGAGAAGGCCAAGTTTGTTGCAGACAAGAAGGCCGAGGAATGGGGGCGCGAGGGCCTTAAAAATAAACTCCACACTGCTGAACAGCAAttggccaaggagaaggccgagttcaaGCGTATATGTGAGAGGGATAATGTGCGCGCCTTCGCGGCTCGGAACAAGATTGTTGATCTTGAAGCAAAAGTTGCTGAGCTGACCGCGAAAGTTGAAGATGCGCAGGCTGAGAAggctgccaagcagcagatggag GCTGAGTTGGCTGAGACAAAGGTGCAGCTATCCAGCAAGGATAAGGATCTCCTGGCCAAGGATGTCGAGATCGCTGAGCTTAAACGCCGTCTGAATGATCAGATTGACAGATGCGAGTCCTTGGAGATCGACCTTGAGGCGGAGAGGGTTAAGGCTGCCACTGCTGAAGAGGCGCGTGCTGTCAGCGCTGCCGCTCTGAATGTGGCTCAGACCAACTACTCGGAGGCCCAAGGCATCGTTGACACGCTTGTGTCTGAGGCTGAATGGATGTGCACTCGTGGAGTAGTGCTG GTTGCCAACTCTATCCTCAATGCTGGTGAGCTGGATCGCGCTGTCGCTGCTCTTACAGATTCTGCGCGCGCAGTGGGTCATCGAGGGGGCTATCTGGAATGTGCCCAACATGTTGAGGAGATGCTAGGACAAGAGTTTGATGTGAGCCATTGCTCGGTGACCGACCAGGCGAATGCTGCGCTTACGCGTGCTGAGGATGCTTATGACAATCTTACTTTGCCTGTGATGGATTTGGTCATGGAGGCTTTAAAGAAAGACGACTGGTGTCAGCGTCTTAAGGCCATTCTTGATCCCCCCCCCCCAGTGACTGTGGAGTTATCGGATGAGGAGGAAACAGCTGGCGATGATGGTGGAAATGGCGATGATGATGGCGGGAACGATGATGATGGCGATGATGATGGTGAACAACATGATGGACTAGAATAG